The Eubalaena glacialis isolate mEubGla1 chromosome 16, mEubGla1.1.hap2.+ XY, whole genome shotgun sequence genome segment ATGGGGACTGACCACGGCCTCTATCTTCCTTTCAtcgcgtcttttttttttttttaacttttattggagtacagttgctttacaatgttgctagtttccactgtacagcaaagtgaatcagctatatgtatacatatatcccctttttttggatttccttcccatttaggtcaccacagagcaccgagtagagttccctgcactatacagtaggttctcattacttatctattttatacacagtatcaatagtgtgtatatgtcaatcccagtctcccaattcatcccaccccctcttccccccttggtatccgtacctttgttctctacgtctgtgtctctatttctgttttgtaaataagatcatctataccaattcATTGGGTCTTTTTCTTGGTTTGTAGGAGCTCTTCATGAAACAAGCCCTTTGTCACATGGGTTGCaagtattttttcccagtttgcccttgtatttttttttccaattttgccAAGAAGAAATGGCAgataattatgtaattaaatttaTCACTCTCCTCTTTAATGACTTTGGGGGCCTGTGAGCTACTAAATAGGCCTTCTCCACTCAAGAGTATAAATATAATTGACCGCGTTTTTATGTGTTTTTGTGGTTTTACTTTTCACGTTTAAGTCTGAGTCATCTGGAACTTATTTCCATACAAGAGTGAGATCCAATTATATCTTTTCAGCTGGTTACCCAGTCCCAACGCTATTTATCGAATGATCCATCTCTCCcctaaagagaaggaaaaccacCTTATACtccaaatttctattttaaagccTAGCTTACCCAGCTGAAGTGGTCCTTTCTGTGCCTTTCAGGTTTGACGTGCAGTCCATTTCCCCATCCATCTTTAAGAGTTCTGTTTGTAGCCTTAAATACCACTTCTGAGTCTGAGCTGACACAGCACAGGTGAGGCCGCTCTTCCGCCCGCGATCCCGCCCAGCAGTAACGTCTAAGCACACCACTTAGAAGAGGCTCCTGGATGCCACGTGTATTGCTTTTTCTAATCTTCCCAGAAACtcgggaggtggggaggtgatCCGAGGTCAGGGCGCAGAGCGGGGTCTCCCGGCAGCACCAGGCAGGGCCGGCTTCAGCGGCCAGCCACCTGCAGTCCCGGCCCGTGCCCATCCTGGAAACCATCCTTCCCGCAGAGCGTGGAGCCATCGGGCCTCCCCGTGCTCACCGAGGGACAAGCTCAGGAGGCTCGAAATGTCTGAAAAACGACGCAGGCATAGCTCCTGGCCCAGGCCCGCGAGGGGCAAAGGCTCCCCAGGCAGAACCACGCGATGCTGGGTTCCTGACAGCCACCTGCCCCAGCCCCGCCCTGCTCCCTCCGCTCTGGGGTCTTTCCTGGGGAGACACAGGCGTCAGTGGCAGCAACGTGCAAGGGCAGCTCAACTCCACCACGCGGAGCTCTCGAGCTGACAACTCCCGGTCTGCGCTCCAGCCCCGACCTCTCGCGAGACCACACCTCCGCCCGCGTGCTCTCAGGGACGGAACTCCGCAGCCCAGCACTGAACTCGTTTCCTCCACGGAGCCTGCTCCTCGTCCTGTTGCTAAAATACGTCAACCACCCAAGCCAGACGCGTGGCAGACGCGCCCAACAGGAGGTCCTGAGTAACAGTTACTCTGCTGCCTCGTGGTCCTCGTGGTCCACGGGCCTCGGCCTGGCCTGGGAGGAGAGCGTAGTCTGTTGTTCCGCGATGCCACCTCGCACGTCAAGGGTGTGACCTGAGGCTAGAAAGAGAGGGCGGGACAACAACCCACCCTCTGGGGCCCTGGGAATggtggggagaaagaggaaaaggcgGAGACGAAGCACCAGCGTGAATGGCTGACAGGGGTGTCCCGAGGGCACCAGCCGCAGGCGGGAAGAGCGAGCACGCGGGGCGGAGGGGGCTGGGCGCCACGGCGGGCGGGGGAGGTCTTCGCACGTCCCCGCACAGCCCACCGTGGGGACTGGGACGCTGGGGGCCCCTCCGTCCCACACGGAACCATCCTCCACTAAATCCTGTCCCTTTTTCTTTAAGCAGTGCCATTCAAATTGGTCCTGGTCTCACCTCTCCCACCATCCTAGCTGCGTGTGTCCAGTTTTCCCCCCTCAGGGACAGCTTCCCGAAACACGAAACACGAGTGGCTGTATGGCTTCCTCGATCGAAAAAACACCCTCAAGGATAAATGTCAACCTTGCAACACTGCTAAGGGCAAACCCAGGCCTgcgctccccgccccccgcccccctggCCTGAGCTCCtcactcccttcctttcctccaggtcACCCCGTCCCTTTCCCGAGGCTGTGGCAGTGAGGGATCCCACCTTCTCCAGCCTGACTGGGAGCCCCTCGGGACGGTGACACTCCGCAGCGACAGCAGGGATGGAAGCGGACGGCCATACGTGCGCTGAGGACGCTCCAGCCACACTGTGCCCTGTTTGCACGCCGCTGCTTTCCTGCGAGATGATCTCTCCCCCGAGCGACCCCGGAATGACGCCCGTCCTCCAGCGTGCTCGATGCCCCccgtcctcccccctccccccgcttaAACCACCGTACACTTAACTCCTCGTGTCCAATCACGTCCCGCCTCGTTTGCTCCCGATGACCGCCACCCCCCCTCCTGTCGACCACAGGCTTGACGGGCTCGGAGGGTCCAAGGCCAGCAGCACCTGGACCAGCACAGGCGCCCGAGAAACGTCCGCAAGACCCCACGTCAGACCCCGCACAGGCCTCCTGCGCAGAGTCCTCTAACAATCAACGAAGGCTCCCCGGGCTCGGCCTCCTGGACCCCACTTAACCACATACCTGGCAAGGCGCAGGTGCTAGAGAAACTGGGGCGTCTGAAAGACCGGAAAGGTGAACGGAGGACGCGGGTCCCTCGGAGGGAGCTGCCCGGCCTCTGCGGGAAGGAGCCGCTGACTGTCCggcgccccccgcgcccccccgCGCCCCCCGGCGCGCCCGCTCACCTGTAGGCCCAGGGCGACACGCTGCGCAGGTTGGTGGGCGGCCGGAAGCGGCGGTCGGCGGGCCTGCCCCCGGCCGGGCAGCTGGCGTTGCGCGCCTGCTCGCGCGGGCCCAGCTGCAGCGTGTGGTGGAAGGCGCCGAGCACGCCGGCCGCCAGCCGCCCGTACAGCTGCTCCAGGAGCTCCTCGGGCCGGTCCGCGCAGCCCCGCGTCCGCGCCGGCCGCCGGCCCGCCCTCGGGGCGccccccgcccgtcccggcgaCAGCGCCAGCAAGACGCCGGCCACCAGCGCCCAGACCTGCGGGACAGGCCGCGCTCAGCGCCGCGCGGAGGAGGggcccgcgccccgccccgcgcccccgcccccagggccccgccccgcgccccctgCCCCGCGCCCCCGCCCGGAGGATGGGTGCTGACCACGCCGGCCCCCGCGCGCCCTCCCCGCCCGCGCGCCGCCCGCGGGCACCCCGGGGCCCTCCCCCGCGGCGGCCCGCTcgccccccgccgccgccgccccgagCCGGGGTCCGCGTGGGCCGCGGGTGCGCGGTGCGCGTGTGCGTATGCCGGCCGGGCTGCTGCGCCGCGGGCTGCGAGTGCCTGTGACGGCGCCCGGGCCCCTCGGCGGCCCCCGCGTGTCCGGGGCGCGCGGGCCCCACGAGGCGGCCCGGGACGGACGGGGGCGGCTCCCGGCACCCGGGGGCCGAGACGCGGCCGCTGCGCCGCGCACTCACCGGCGGCCCCAGCATCGCCCCGAAGTGGCTCCGGTGGTCGCGGAGGCGCGGACACGTCCCGAGCGGAGCCGCGCGGCGCTGAGCGGAAGGAGGCGCCTCGGCTGGAAGGGAAGTCGGCCGCGTCCGGCCGCGGCGAAGAGCCTCCCGGACGAAGGCGCCGCGGGAGCGGGACGGGCACCCGGAGAGGCGCGCGCGGGGCCTGGAAGCAGCTTCTTCGCCACGACTTCCTCTGAGGGACTGGAGATGGAGAGCGTTCCGAACGGGGGGCGGGGGCGCTTCTCCTTCCCCCAGACACCAGGAAGCGGTCCCTCTCTGCCCCCCTAGCACCTCCGAAATCCAAGCACCAAACATTCTACCCAGCTTGCACTTTTATGGCTGGAACTGGGCATCCTTGGGCGCTACAGGGTCGGGAACTCCTGCTTCGTGATGCTGGGACTGTAAGCGCGCGCAGTCATGTAAAATAAGCCTAATACtttgtaaataaagaaaatatacttaCACGAGGGAATTCCATTTCAAGAACCAAAGCAGACGTGCTCGTTCGTTCATTCTGTAAATGAATGCTTAATGCTTTTTAGGTGGCGGGCTAGTGAATACAGTCATTTTACGGCAGTCATACTTGGCCAATAAAAACAAGATTGATAACAGCTGAAAGGTTTTCGAAGGTATAGAAAATACATAATTTATGGTTCCCTAAATGCTTTCCAGCTTTGGTATTTGACTGCCTTGTAAATCATTGGTTAAACTACATTTCAGTTATGCTGTGTAGAAAAACAACACTTTTGTATGCCTTGAATATTCTATAACTGAAGAGTTTAGGAATTGTCCTATTTACTGCTCAAAATCCCACAGAAATCTCCAATTTAAGCCATTTAAGCTATTTACAGCTTGGCGAGTAAACGTTTTTTTTTGAGGttacaaaactttttttctgattagtaGATAAATTGTGTTCTTTctggtaaaatgggaataaacatatcaacacacaaacacatactgttttttttaaatttggtagaAGTGTGGGACTCCTTTAGGAGACAGCAGTTTCATCCTTTGAAAGGTAAGGCGATACAACGCCAGACGGCTCATTCTGTATATTATTCAACAAAATATCTTCTACTGTCTGATAACATGGCaatttccctctcctcccctgttACTTGGAAACGAAAGTATTTACTTCCCAAcacttttcattttatgaaagatCATAAACTACTGAAAATGCTTGCCCACTTGATAGAACATAAAATTCGTTTTTGTGATGCTAAGCAGAGTTGAGAAATTGTCTTCTCAACAGGTGCAAAATGTCTGTAGTTAATTCCCCTCAAACCTGAACATATTCATGAACGTGTGAAATAAACATGCTCATAGTTAAATCCAACATCAAGACGAGTGAGAAAAGGCAACAAAATACTCAAAAGCAGCCTCGTCATGTTCCCTTGGAAGCTAACTCTTCTACAGTGTTCTCCACTGAAGGTGCCACGGTCCCCGACCTCACGAGAGCCGTTCCTCGCTCAGTCCCTGGACTGCTCAGCCACCCAGCGCCAGGCCGGCTGTAGCTCCCTGGCATGGGAGCCGGGTAGGGGTGGCTGCGTCCACTTACCTTCCTGGGTTACTGACGGATCcaagcctccttccctcctccgaAGATCAGGTTTCCCCACCACGAGTTCTATCTGTCGTCTTCTCGGGCAGCACCTGGAGGTCCCACCACGCCGGCACCTCATTCCCGCACCTTTAACACCTGTGGAGGAGCCACCCAAGACCCGGCCTCGAACTGGCTACTCCAGCTCCACCTGCTTTCCCCCATCACGTCTCAACTCTGGAAGCCTGTGCTCACCCACCGCGACCCCTGCGATCATTACCGGTAACGGCTCCCCGTCCGTCCGAGTGTGAGTGGCCCCCGACACCAGCACCTTCTCTCCGCACCTGTCCTGTAGTTGTCTGACCTCGTCTGCTGGCCCTGCCTTTTCACCAGCCACCCCACTCGAGCCCTAGTTTCCCTTCTCGTCTGGGGCAGAGTTGGTGGTTCGACGCGATCGCCACGCCCCTGCAAATACCCTGGTCCCTTGTTCCTTTTTCGCTCTGTGACATTTGCCTGGAACAACCCCACTCTGTTCCGTTCATACAGCTGGGCGTGCGCCGCATCTCAGATGGCCATTCCACACGCGGGCCTGTCACACCTTCCGAGTTGTATTCTTCTCCCGAGATGATTAACTTCCGTCTCCCTCCTCGgatctctcctccccacctctcgCCCGGGCTCTGAACGCGAATGCACGTCGCTTAGCCCTGCTGCTCGCAGCCCTCCTGACTCGCAGCGCACGATTTGTTCGCCGCTTTCCCGGGGCCCTAGCGTGGCAGCACGGGCGCCCACCGCAGAGAAAGGCAACACCGGCCGCCGTTCAGCGCCTCCGCCACAGACGCTGCCATCgcgctttcttctcttcctcaccACCCGCACGCAGGCCGCCCGCGTGCCCCAGCCAACCCCCTCCCGGCGCCGCCCCGCTGCTCCGGAGGTTAGACCACGCACGGCACGCGCCCTCCCCGAGCGAAACCTGCCAAGGGCGCCTCCGCTGTTACCGCGGCAGCGTGAAGCCTCAGGCGCCGCTGGGCTCCACGAGGCCCGCCCCTGCCCCGGCCCGGGCCCTTCACGCTCCCGCCCACCGGCGCCCAGCACCCCCCGACGCTCCACTCGCGGGCGCTCCTCCTGCCGCGGGCACTGCTGCCCTCGAGGCACCTTCCTGCTGCTGCCACAAATGCCCCTGGAAGGCTTTCCCAGCTCACTTCCTCCACCACCGTCACTCCCCGTGACACTCCTCCATTTCACTCTCTTCGCCGCCCTTAACAACACCCaaagtccattaaaaaaatacattgtctGTCTCCCCCGCCAGAATTTacgctctttgagggcagggtctTGCTGTTTTGGTCACGACCGTAGCCTCAGAACCTCGCACACACTAGCCGTTTAGTGTATTTGGTGAACGCCTGCCCCCTTAGATCTTAACCTTTTCTGCGAGCAGGGAAAGTGCTCTGATTTTGGTGTTTGCTCTCCCGCACCTAACAGAAGTGTGCATGCCGTGGAAACAACGTAAAATGAGGTGGGGGGGTCTGTCCTCTCTCGTGAAGTGTTACAGACCAGCCACGTCTCCCGACTGCCCATCACTGCACTCCTCTGGACGGTGCCCGCCAGCCAGACATACCGTAAGAAGGATGAACGCAGTCCTGGCTTCGACCCCGCGTTTCAACGGGAAGCACGACTCGAGGCTGCCGGCGCTCGGGGCTGCAGGGACCACGGAGAAGAGCAGGAAGGTCACTGGCTGGTGTTTTCTCTCACTACACTTTCCTGCCCCCAAACACAACTGCTTTACTAGTGTTGGAATCCCCACAAAGCAAAACTTCCAAAGCAATTTACCTTGAATAAAGACTCATCAAGGGTATGTCCAAGCACAGTATTTTTCAAGCTGCAAACCATGAAATCAATATAGTGTTTCCATTACTCACACTTtgtttcaatgaaataaaatagcagCACACACTGTAGTAATAAGTGAGTAATAATACTTACGTGTGTGGAGGTACTAGGTAGCGCTACAAGATCTATTTCTTACTGTGGGTCAATGTTTTCAAGAGGGTAAGTCAGTCTCTGGCCTAAAGTATTATTTTCACACGTTTTTATtccattaaaagcaaaacaaaatctaaaTCCATACTCATAGAACAGAATACACTTATTTAAAGTTCTGACAGTGTGCAAAATTAAAGTTTGGGTATTTAATCCAAACTTTAACATGAGTATTATCTTGTAAGGTGATTCCTTccctttaattaataaataatacattaaaatatatattattctggAAGCAAATCATCTCCTAATTCTTCATCAGCAAAATCATCCTCGTCGACTCTCTTTTTGGCTGCAGTTCTGGGTCTTTCTATTTGCGGGCCAAGCGGATCCACATAGGAGGCGTCTAGGTTTCAGAACAGATGGTTGCATTAGAGGAacagggaaaaacagcaaatgtgAAACCAATGAGGTTCATCTTCAAAACTGAACAACCCAGAATGAAGAGAAACGCTCTCCCAAGTCATGTAAAACTTTTGTCTGTGCTGGAAAACCCTTAATAACGCCCAGGTGGACGCGTCTGCCAGGCCCGGGCACTTGCCTAGCTCCTTGTTACTGCTGCTGTCGTAAGGCTCCTCCGTCCTGGGCAGGGCTCGGAGCTGGGCGCTGAGCCGCTCGCCTCTGCTACCGGCACTACAGTTCTGGCCACCGTCTGGAAACACAGAAACAACAACACACGTGTTCAACACGCTGGGTAACGTCACACTGCATTACAAATCTTAAAGTCTACTTATTTGTCAAGAAACAGGAAGGCTGTTTCATTCGACAGCCAATTTCCAAAGGATGTAATTCTTGTTTtcggaaatttaaaagaaatctctTGTTGGGAACCTATAATATAGTCAAAGCATCACTCAAGAGTAGGCTTTATGCAGACCCTTTCCACCATGTGCTTGGAGACACTGGCGAACACCCCCTGGCGCGGAGCAGGGCAgcgggtggggggaaggggctggGCCATCGCCCACGTGGAGCCTGGGAGCCGTCAGAGGCCTGGGCAGATGAGGAGCGGGAGAGGCCGGGCGAGCCTGGCCCAGGCACCGCCCCCCCAACTCTCTTCACATGCCTGGAGAACGCGTACAGAAGGGGTCTGATGTGCCTGGCAGAGGAGGATAGATTCTGgcccaatttaaagaaaaaccttAAAAGGATTATAGAGTCCAAATATGGAATGGAAATAGTGCATAAGAGACGTTCACACCCAAGACAGAATAAAAATTAGACTGAAAAATGCAATAAACCATTAAGTATCACACACGGTAAACGACCAACAATTTTAACACGAAACCTTCATAACCCAGTACGCGGAGTCAGTCAGCAAACCCGCTGTCCCCCAAGGGCAGACGGGGCCACAGGAGAGGCCACCTGTCCGGCTCCCGGCCTCGGGAACACGCTGTCCCTCTCACCCCCCATCCCCGCAGACGCTACGGGGCGGCCATGTGGACCCTGAACTCGTGGAGCTCAGCTCTGCCTGTGCACGTGGATttgatttaattgtttttctcaaCTGATGTTTTGGCACCGAGCTGTTCAAACCTGAAGCCAAAATTTTGCATTTAAGGGtaatgcattttttatttcaagtACTTAAAACAAGTTCATTTCATTTTAAGCTTATtctgtaaaaaacaaactaaagtaCTGAAAATCCTGCAAAGCTCTAAAAGCAAACTCTTCTGCTTCTCAGTGCGATTTGTGTAAGTGATAATAATAACACACTGTTTGCCCAGCACCGGCGTGTGCAGGCGGGTCTCACACCACCTCCCGGGGGGAACCCCCTGTGGGTGACAGAGCCCGGAGGCTGGGTGACCAGAGACTGCCACATACGTGAACGTGGGTTTGGTGGTAGTAGTGGCGGTGACCTTTTACATACACGAGGCCGCATGTAATCTGCATTCTCTCCTTTGAGatacagcagtggttctccagGTGTGGTCCCAGGACCAGCAGCGGCAGCTGGGACCTGGTCAGAAACACAGGGCCCCGGGCCCGTCACTGGGGATGGGGCTCGGGTCTGTTTTAACCAGCCTTCCCAGTGACTCTGCTACATACTCAAATCTGAGGACCCCTCGTGAGGAAGGGCGCTGAGGTTAATCAGCAAATTAACAGACAAGGCTGCAGTGAGACCAGTCTGATgcacaaaaaaagaagaactttCAAGGGCCCTCAGGCATTTCAGAAACAGTCATTTTATACAAACGAATAATTATGATGACATGTTTCCTATGGTCTTCTCTCCTAGGCAACACTTTTAAAAACCTAGTTGTAGGCACTGCACTTAATTTTAACACATCATACTTAACCAGCTCCAGGCTGGCCTCACCTGGATCCATATAGAAAACTGTCCCTTTCCCCTATTTGAGCTGCGGGTCTCGTCCAGACAGAGCGCCAGAGAGTGCCAGGCTGAGACGTGCGCCGCTGGGTCTCCAGGGGCAGAGGTGGAAGGTGGTGGGCCCCGGGCACCCTTCAACACGCAGGTcgtgctgggagctcctccaggggCCCGAGGGATGGCCCGCGACCTCGGCCCACGGGGGGctgcggggggcggggcagggacgTTGCCCAGGGCGCTCCGGGGGGCCGCGAGGCAAAGCAAGGAGGAAGCCCGGCGGGCTCAGACCCCAAAGCTGGGCGGGCCGGCCCCCGGCCTGGGCGAGCTGGAGGCGGGCCGAGAGCCAGGCTCCGGGGACAGGGAGGGGCCCCGGGAGGAAGTGGGGTGTTGGCGATGATGGGAAACCAGGAACAAAAGGGCaagtgtagagagagagaggcaagccCCCCGGGAGCTGGGAGCTGCTTTAAACCTGCCCCAGAGCCAGGCCCACGACCCCTGGCCTGCAAGGCCCGCAGCCAGAGCTTCGGCTCCAAGAAGCGTGTTTGTGCCCCAGGACTGCCTGTTTGTGCTGGGCTGCAACGCGCTGGATGGGAGAAAGGAAAACTTACTAAGAGAGAAACGGCAGTGGCGGGGAGGCTGGCCCAGGAGGCGCCCTCCTCTGCGCGGGGTGGCACCTGGGAGGCAGGCCGGGGGCCACCCTCTGGGTGGACACTGTCCTCCGGGCTCCGGCTCAGCACCGGCAGCTCTCAGGACACCTTGCTCGGAGGGCTGGAGTCTCCCAAGTGGACCCTGAACGTGAGGACCCCCGGGGGCCTCAGCGACACTTCACAAGCCCACAGTGACCAGGGAAGGCCCTGCGGACCGAGGGCAGGCTTGGTGATGGGTGTGCGTTAGGGACAGCTTGGTTACTCTGAGCTCAAGATTTTCAGCGGGATGTGGAGGACCCTTAGAGGATGGTGCATCTGGTCCTAGAACTCAGTAAGTAACTGACACTTCCCTGGGGGTTACTCCTTCAAGGGACACGCAGTTCAAGAGCTCGCGCCTCGGCCGGCTGGTGGGCTTCCTAAGAGCAGGCGAGCGAGAGCGGCGGGCTGCCCGGACCCTCCCCGAGGTGCTTCGACGCTTTTGGTAGACGCAGGCCCATAGCCCCTCAACGACAATCCAAATTCCAAAGAGATCTAAAGCCAACTTTCCAGGCAGCAACACAACTTCACGTCCAGAATAAAACCTGACTTGACCTGCAGCTATTCTGGGCCATTACTTATCCTTAGTGTGAATATTCACGCTTCACTGAAGTAGTGAGACTCCTCTGACTCGGAGATGCTCCCCAGGGGAGGTATAGGGTACATGGCTAATGCACCACAATACATACTTCTCTAAACTCCGCAAAATGCTGAATTCCACCGCAGGTGGCCCCGCTGGACAAGGGACGGAGAGCTGCCGGGACAGGTCTCCAGACCAGGACCTGGATGGAGGGCCACCCACACacgtggggcggggaggggcagagggggggAGGTGAGGGGTAGCCCCGGCACACGCAGGACCCAGGCTCAGGGCCGCCCTGCCAACTTCTCAAGCTCTAGGTGATGGTCCCTGGGACCAGGGACCCAGGCCAGGACTGGGGGTTCTGCTGGAGCAGCGGACTGACCCTCGGAGAATCCAGGCGTCCCGCTGGACCAGGC includes the following:
- the IL17D gene encoding interleukin-17D isoform X2 — encoded protein: MFGAWISEVLGGQRGTASWCLGEGEAPPPPVRNALHLQSLRGSRGEEAASRPRARLSGCPSRSRGAFVREALRRGRTRPTSLPAEAPPSAQRRAAPLGTCPRLRDHRSHFGAMLGPPVWALVAGVLLALSPGRAGGAPRAGRRPARTRGCADRPEELLEQLYGRLAAGVLGAFHHTLQLGPREQARNASCPAGGRPADRRFRPPTNLRSVSPWAYRISYDPGRFPRYLPEAYCLCRGCLTGPRGEEDVRLRSAPVLVPAVVLRRTPACAGGRAVYTEEYITIPVGCTCMPGPDKDADGANSSLAKPARP
- the IL17D gene encoding interleukin-17D isoform X1, with protein sequence MFGAWISEVLGGQRGTASWCLGEGEAPPPPVRNALHLQSLRGSRGEEAASRPRARLSGCPSRSRGAFVREALRRGRTRPTSLPAEAPPSAQRRAAPLGTCPRLRDHRSHFGAMLGPPVWALVAGVLLALSPGRAGGAPRAGRRPARTRGCADRPEELLEQLYGRLAAGVLGAFHHTLQLGPREQARNASCPAGGRPADRRFRPPTNLRSVSPWAYRGRAAPSEGPASSVHLSGLSDAPVSLAPAPCQDLLRPRPLPQVPARGLLPVPGLPDRAARGGGRAAAQRPGARACGGPAPDPGLRGRPRRLHRGVHHHPRGLHLHARAGQGCRRRQLQPGQAGPALSTRPHGDPEAPRKRGRSTQRWTALHCLRA